Part of the Triticum urartu cultivar G1812 chromosome 2, Tu2.1, whole genome shotgun sequence genome, AACCAGATAAATGTATAAAAACTAGCTGAAAATCGGTTGATTTTTTTAATGATGTAAACCAGTCGGAACACATGTTCGGCCTCTTTGATTTAAGACATCGGCCCATCTATAGGCGACATATATGGGCCGCTAATGATGAAGTGATAATTGTAAGCAATGACCTCAAATTTCTGGCGGCGTTTGATGAATAAAGTTTGGCTAAACCCTAAAAAAAACTAAAGTTCCCACCAAACAAAGCAAGGCATGTTGAAAATCAACACGGATGTGCTATTGCATGCTCAGTATCAAATGATGCTCCCTAATTTTTAAGGCCTCACGATCAATTGGGGTCTTCAATTTGGAATTGGGTCACCTAATTTTGAACAGTTCAACAATTACCAAAATGCCTagaaaaaaatccaaaaatagAAAGAATTAGATCTTATCAATAGATTTTTTTTTCGGTAGTCACAATCAGTGTACGTTTGCTAGGAGGGATGACAATTATGAACGTTTTGATGACAACTTTAGTTATCGTGAGAATGACAATTTTAGTTTGCAAGTACGACAACTTTCTGGCGAAAAAATGAACTGCAGTTGAGTTGCCATGCTCGCTAAATAATATTGCCACGCTTGGGCAACAGAAACTGCCATCAAATCATTAGCAAATGTCATCCTTCCCAGTGAACGTTCATTGACTATTGGGGTTCTTTTTGGCCAGGTTGCCAGTTCGGTAAATAGAAAAATTCTTGATGGCAATCACAAAATGAACATCACAAACGTTTATTGATGCTACTTTCATTAAGAACTATAGCACCGATGTTATTATGCATACATCAAAGTTGTATGATCGCAAAAAGTTGCTATCATAAGCCGACTCCTCCTATAGAAGCGTCGACACGATTCCTGTGTAGCTAATCGACACCTTGTTGCCCATCAAACATCGCGAAAAGTAAAATGGTCATATCATATGAGCGTAAGAGGAGTCCTGATCAGTCCAAAACTAGTGTGGTAGCCCGTAGCCCTCCCACGGCCGGAAGGACGCTGGTGCAAGCCACCAGAAGGATGGAACAAACTAAATGTGGATGACACTTTCATCGAGTCGCACACAAAGTTGGTGGAGGTAGGATGGTCCTTGGTGATTCAACGAGTGCAATTATTTTTGCCTCATGTTGCTAGCTCGGGTTCTGCACCTCTGCGCTGGAGGCTAAATTGGTGTCATGCATGGAAGGGAAGTATTGCGTTGAAATGGAGTACCGCACCCGGTGgcggagttagccgaaaatcacTGGGGGCCGAAACACAAATCATCAGTGTTTGGATGGCGAGGAGGGAAGGGATGCTAAAAAAAATCTAATCTATGCCCTCCTAATTTTTTTTCCTTCAGGAATTGATCCAAGGATGGGGTCAACGGCTCTCCCAGCCTCAACATAGCTCCGCCGCTCACTGCACCTATCGTATTAGAAACTGGTTGTCTCGCTGCTGCTAATATGATTTCAGAAAAGGAGACGAACAGATCGCCATATGTGTCCTTTGTGGAGGAGATCAAGAGGTTACTTGGGCTAGTTAGTGAGTTTGCtttattttttttgaaacggaggcaaaagatttgcctcatccATTAAATAAGAGGAGAATAGAGTTTGACAGATTGCAAGTGACTAAAAAAACCGCATGGCAATTACTCTCGTACAACAATACGTCCTAGTTTCTTAGCACCTGCTGTAACCCATAGGTTGGCCTCAAGCAAAATATTTTGAAGAAGAATAGGCGGTGGCGCACTCTTGTGGCGAAATACCCGGGCGTTTCTCTCATTCCAAAGAGTCCAAGAGACTAGCATGGTGAGGGAGGCCATCGCTCGTCTGTCTGGATTTCGCATGTCGGTTCTTCTATCCCACCAACGCATAAGAGAGTCCTCAAGGTGCCAAACAGAGGTGTCAATGTGCGCAAGACCAAACTTGTCAATGACAGATCGCCAGAGCCGAATGGAGAAGCGACACTTGACGAAAAGGTGGATGCCTGTTTCTTGCTCCCTCTTGCAAAGTGGGCAAAGCCCACAATTTTCCCAACCACGCCGCTCCAACCGGTCCGCAGTCTAAATCCGGTCTTGCAAGGCCAGCCAAACGAAGAATTTGACCTTAGGGGGAGCCCAAGCTTTCCTAACCATGTAGTGAATGGGCGAGAGCGTTAGGCCAAGAAATTGCGCCTTATAAGCAGTGGCCGCCGAGTATATCCCATCAACAGCATGTTTCCAAACAATGTCATCCTCAACCTGGTCGTCAAGGTGAAATTCATGCAAAAGAGTATGCTTTATCACATGCACGTAGGGAGGGCAATACAATACCCCATTCTTTTAGCCAAGTAGACCAGCGTACTGCTATATGGCTGCGTGAGGGGCCGGAAGAGATTACCAGCTTGAGCCAAGCAGATTGTAACGCTCCCACTCGATGAGATCATTTCATTCGAAAAGAAATTAATATGTTTTGCCATAAAGTATGAATTTTTTGTTCATGCTTAATTTGTATGTAAATTGTTTCattggtactccctccgttcggaattacttgtggtagaaatggatgtatctagatgtattttagttctagatacatccatttccgagacaagtaattccggacggagggagtaaagCTTAATATAACAATGTTTTCCTAGCACTGCCGCCACGTGGCGCGGCTCTCCTCTCCCGCGGGGCCCCGCGGCTGGCGGCCCGCCTGCGGCTCGGATCCATGGCGGCGGCCATGGCTGGTGGCACGCGGCGCTGcttggcggcgggcggcgccggcgtggTCAGGTGGGCCACTTCCCTGGCTATGTGGATGGCGGGGAGGTGGTGGGTTTCGGCTGCGGCGGCGGTTCCTCGCTGGATGTTGGTGGCCATGGTGATGTTCGTCCTCGACCCTGATCTACTCCGATCTGCAGCAGATCCGACCCTTGGTGGCTTCAGTCACCGTTCTTGGGTGCTGGCCTTGCAGATCCGGTGGCTGGAAGGGTTCCGGGGGAATCTCTTGGCCGGCGTGGCGGCCACTCCGATGGCAGTGCCTTTGGGTGTtgcttccctcgttggaggcttCGGAGAGGATCTCCTTCCTTCCACCCCTCCCAGGAGCTCAGGTGAAAACCTCAGACCCCCCCTGTTCCAAGCGACGACGACACCACGGTGGCATGCTTCTTCCTGAAGGCGTTGCTCGGGGGCTGCTCAAGCGGCGGTGGAAGTGGCGGCGGTTCGGTGTCGACACATGCATTCTGGTCAGCTTCATCTTGGAGGTTGCGGCGACGTAGGCGACGCTTGTCTGGTGGAGCTACTGCCGATGGTCGAGGCATCGTTGGCAGTCTGCACCATCAGGTTCGGGGTGCTCAGGGGGAAACCCCAGATCTGGATCTTCCGGATTGGATGATGATGGCGTTCTATCGCTTTCCCTTCTGGGGGCATCGTCTTGGAGCAAGTGCTGGCTGGAGGGATGGTGGAGCGGTGTTTCATCCCAAACTTTGATGGCGGCGGAGATCGATGGCATGGCGCTGTGGAGACTCGGCGTCCGACGTGCGGAGATGGGCTCGCGCAGGAGGAGGTtgctgtctggcgtcatggtgacgTCGATGGCAGAATGGCCAGACAAGGTAAAAGCCTCAATATGATCTGAAGACctgtggaagatggcggcgacgacacacGAGTACGTATGACCGGAttgtgccccagacccggtatgtggctcggctggggcttcCGAATGAGTTTCGGCTTCCGGTTTTTgatgttaggcttaggtgagtgGTTTGAGTAGTGGCCCAGCTAGCACCCCTTCATCATTTTGGATAGGAGTGGCGGTATATGTTGCCAAGATGGTGGATTCAGGCACAttgttgtactccctccgtcccaaaaaaCATGTCGCGAGGACAGTTTTGCAAAAAAGACCTCCAGTTTCTCCCGACCGAACCCGCGCTCCTCGTCTTGCTCCTCCGACAGAATCCCCAGCTCCGCTGCTCCCCGCCGCCGTAGCTTCGCTCCTCCACGCCGCCGCAGCTGCCctgtccccgccgccgcagcTCCCCCGCTCCCCCGCTCCCCTGCTGCAGATGCCTCCTGCTCCACCGCCGCAACTGCCACTTGCCTGCTTCCCCAAGCTCCCCCTTCATCATAAAAATGTTCGATTTCCCCAGCTACCGCCGCGCTCTGCTCTGGCTGTGTCGAAACTGGCGTCGGCGAGCCCGGAGGCGCTGGATCCGGACCACCACCAACAACCTCATCTCTTGGGGTCGAGCGTGGTGGCGACGGAGCAGGGATGGAGTCCGGCAAGGGCGGTGCAGACCGGCCACGGGGCTCGCTAGAGAAGGAGTTGAGGGATGGCAGCGGCAGCAAGGCCATGGAGGCAGGGTCGACGGAGTGGCGGACGGCAGAGCAGGGCCTTGGCGGCTTGGCTGTAGGCGGGCGCTCGATGCGTCGTTCCCGCGCAACAGAAGCAGGGGAGGCCGCGGGGTCTTGGATGGCGACGCGGGACCTGGCGGCAGCTTGGCGCGGGCGCCGGGGCCGCCGGAGTTGGCCCCTCTGGTGGTAGCGTGCGGAGGCACGACGCGGAAGGGAGGAGGGCGGCGCTCGAGGTCGCTGACGTCTGGCAAGGCCGCATCGAGGGAGCCGAACGGAGGCGGGCGACGGGAGGCTGCAGGGGCGACGCGCTCGGGGAGAGGGAGAGTAGGGATCGGGAACGAGGGGGATGGAGCTCGCGGGCGCCATTGACACCATGGTTCTTCAGATAAGtgctggtgttgcttcttcagaTAGCACATGTATCAATTGCCATCTTCATCCGTGGAATGATGTTGTATCTATGATGTGCTCTTGGTCTGTTGCAATTTGTAACTGATGTGTGTTGTTTCTTCAGTTAAGTGGCATGGATCATCGAGGCGGCTACATTTTCTGCACTGCTGTCCAGTGGATCATCTCCAAGTCCTCCAGTTCTGATCATCTACAGCGTCGTACTCAAGTTTCATTCCACTCACCCTAGTGTATGCATGGTTGTCGCCTTTGAAACTCATGCTCTGAATCTAAACCTTCAACCAAGGCTCTTTCAGTCTGCTTCCCTTGAGCTAGTCTGAATTTTTTCCATGTTCTAGTTCTAATGTTTTGTTAAATTGCAAAGGTTGAAGTCCATATGTTCTTTCATTTGAGTAGTAAATTTAGTTGGCTAACATGCTGTCCAGTGGCATGTTTTTGCTGTCATGCTCAAGTTTTTTTGCTGAAAATACTCCATGTTCAAGTTGAATGCATCCAAAAAAATTGTGTTGTCAGTGAGGGACTGAAGAAAATGTGTTCTCAAATTTATTTACTGTAGATCCAGTAGAACAAATTGTGTTGGCAAATTTTCCAAAACTGTTTCAATTCATGATCCACTTACTAGGCCATCTTGATGGATGTGCCAAGCAGCAGCAGTGCCAATAGGAGTTTTGTAGTTGCATTGAAATTATTCAATCTCAAGGCTGAGAAATTAAACATGTCCAAGGCAATTAATCAGTAGACTACAGTTGCTGAGAAATTAAACTACCCAAGGCTGTATATGTTTAGATCATGAAGGAGAGAGTATAAGGCTGTACTTATATACTGATAGCTAATTAAGAAGCTGGGAAATATATACCGATAGCTAATTAGCTAGGACCTTGAGATGGATTAATCCAGTGCTACTCCTCTCATTATCTAATCTATCCTTGCTATGACTGCATATTTATTTACTGTACCAAACATGTCCACTGCATATCTGTTTTTGTTATGCCAATAATTTCAGTAAATTAGAATATACAGTAATACTCCTTGTGACTATTCTTGAGATGGTCTTTCTTATTTTAGCTGATCCATCCCATGTGATATGCTAGATTCTTGTCATCCACTATCCTTTTATTTGTTCCATGCTAAATGGACCTCTTATTTCAATACTTTAGAACATGTTCAATCTTCAGTTAACTCCATACAAGGGACTTTGCTTTTTTTACTAAAGCTAGATTGCAATTGCAGTAGAAGATAATCTCATACCATATCATCAGTACATATCATCTACTGATGATATGGGATTAGCAAAGGCCTTGCTTGCCTCATTAGTTGCTGTAGTTGTCAAGCAAAAATTTCAGTCCACTAACCCAAATTAATTCAAATAACTAAAATTAATCCAAATAACCCAAATTAATTCAAATAACCCAAATTAATTCAAATAACTCAGATAATTCAATTAATCCAAATAACCCAGATAATTCCAATAAATTCCAACAAGGAGTTGATATACAAGGATTAGACAAGGCATACACAAGGACATGACATAAGGGCATCTTTGTCCCCTCTTGACACAAGATTACACAAGACATACACAAGGAGCACCTGACTACATGACATAAGGGCCTCTTTGCCCCCTCTTGACTACATTCTTTTCCTTTCTCTGGCCACTtcttcccttcccttccctttacttttCTTTCATTTCCCTTCTCTAGCTAATTCTTTCCTTTCATTTTCTTTTCTATTGCAATTTCCATTTCTTCTATAATGGCCCTCGTATCAACAACTACCCGACTGTCGCAATATACACCGGTTATTTCCATTCCAGCATTCTGAACGCGATCCTTGTGCAAGTGGGGCAACTTATATTGATTTCCTCCTTTTGCTTTCATAACTTCAAACATAACTGCTTCTAATGTGATAAAGCTTCTGTGCAACTTGTCAGGATCGTAGTTCTCGAATTCCTCTTCCACACCCTGTACCAGTTCCTGGATGTTTGTAGGTGACCTACAGTCGGTTAGAGACTGGAGAGAGGTATGGAAGCAGAGGTCCAAACAATTTAACTCAGGGCTATTTGGGGGCTGTTGTAGCAATCGGATGTCAAGATCAGTTTGTTCCATAGCTTCTCGAAAAGCTACATCATTGGGAAGGACATGAGGCTTTGCGTTATCCTGTTGGATGAATATTGTCGCTCCCTCATCATCGTCAGGCCACTTATCCTGAATTGCCGGGATAACCTTATTGATTAGATAATCTCTGCACACAGGCCTGGTTACTTTCACTGATGTCAACACTTTTGTTCCCTTTGTTCTGTTTTGACTTGTCCGCTTCGCCTCAGTCTCTTCGACAAATGCCCAAATGCCGATCTTCCCATTGAATGTTAGCTCCCCCTCATTGTTATATCGAGGCTTGTCAACAGCTGTTAGGAACATCACCTTCCCAATGCTGTGAGTGTTTGACACGGTGCGCTTCGGTTCAGGTTCTCCTGGAAGTACATAGTAACTATTCTTCACTCTCGTCATGTCAAACCACTTCTCATCGATGTGAACCATATTCGTCATTGGTTTTAACATAGCCCGAGAAGTTGAGATCGAATTGTCATCGACCATGGACATACAAAATTTCAATCTCGCAAGCTTGTTCTCTAGCTTGAGGTGAGGCTTCACGGTGCTTGTGATGCGGTTGAGCTCATTCAACTGGAACCTCTTATGTAGGGTGGATCGGGCCACACCTAGAGACCGTGCCAGAGATCGAATTGTTCTTTTTTTATTCAGTGGGATTGTTGAGGTCCTCTCTAGATCTAGCTCCTTTCTCTTTCGGCCGGATCTTCCTGGCTTCTTGCTTGAGACATCTACTTCTTTGCCATCGGCAATTTGCTTTTTAGCCTGTTCCCAGATTCTTTCAACAGATCGTACACTTATGTCCAACAGGTTTGAGACTAGCAGCTTGTCGTCTGGTTGAACAGACCCATCTCTGAGCTCGATTACCAGCAAGGCAAAGTAAACACCATGCCTCTCCTTATCTGACaattctcttctcttctcttgaaGTATCCAATTCATAACTTCATCCTCTTCCTCTTGAGCTGTATCCTCTTTCCCTTCATCTTCTTGAGGCATCCAATTCATAATTTCATCGTCTTCCTCTTGAGGCATCAAGTTCAAATCCATAACTACATTCTCTGCCACTTGAGGTTCCTCCTCTTGAGGCATCAAATTCAAATTAATACCTTCACCGTCTTCCTCTTGAGGCATCAAGTTCAAATCAATAGTTTCATGTTCTTCCTTTTGAGGCATCAAGTTCAAATCCATAGTTATGTTTCCTGCCATCAATGACAAAAGATGAGTACACCATGGTACCATAACAAGAATACACACACACAAAATAAGTATGCAAGCCAAACAAGAAATAGGTGCCATGGCACCATTTCTAGTTTGGTTGCCACGGTAGCCAAACAAGAAATGCTGCCATGGCAGCCAAACACTTTTCTCTAACCATAACCATAAGCCATTTTTTGTAGCAGTGCCACATGATCAGCAGTACACAAACTTTCATTACTGAAATTTCAAAAACCTAACAATGGAGTTTGTGACCTGCATTAGATTATTAGACATCTTTCATGTGTCATGTTTTGGACAGTTATATTAGAGTTTTGCTTTGGTTCATGCTATTCAACTTACATTCCTTTTTTTAAAGAAAAGCTTACATTCCTTGATATAGCTTGATAAGCCAGCTTCGTAACATAGATCTGACATTCAGACATGTTGGGGAAAATTCTACTAGCACTTGATGAAATGGCAGAGTAAATGTACAATGGAAattgcagccaaaagaaggttcTCTTATCAACTCTTTCTAAAAAAATAAGGTTCTCTTATATAGCTTTAAATAAGACAAAATATATGAACGTCTGATCTCTAGATAGAAACATGGTTATCGTTAGTCCGGGTGTGTGGAAGGGGACCATGCAAAATACACAATTCTTGAAGTTGATTATCTAATGCCTGGTTTACCAAAGATGTTGACTATCATCAATTCCCATCTTCTGTTAGGCACATGTTTGCGTCATGGCGCCGAGTAGTCTGTTTGGTTTGGATCTACAACTACAACTAGGCCGAATAGGAATTTTGGTAGTGGTGGTTGTCGATCCTAACACCAAGTTGCTTTCTATTGTTTAGGTTTGGAGACTAATGAATCCTAAAAACTGTGAGGTTTTGGTCTGCCATGTCCCCATAACAGAGCAAGATGAAGATAAAGAGCTTTATAAATTCCCATTGACTGACTGAATTATACTCTGATCATAATTGACACTTGACTAACTGAATTATATTCTGATCATAATTGACACTTGGCAGTTTACACTCCATTGACTAACTGAATTATACTCTGATCATAATTGACACTTGACTGACTGAATTATACTCTGATCATGATTGACACTTGACTGGCTGAATTATACTCTGATCATAATTGACACTTGACAGTTTACACTCCACATCCACTCCATACCTTTCCCTGGAGTACAGTTTACAAGTTTGCACTTGACAGTGTTTGTTCAGATCATAATTGCTCTGCTGATATCTACTGATTTTTTCCAGTTAACACTAATCATATTCAGTTAACATTGTTCTTTCTGACGAACAGGAGCAGAGCAGCAACTCCTTACAGTACACTGATCATATTCAGCACAGGAAGCAGAGGAGCAACTCCTTACGGTACCTTCTTCCTCCTGACGAGCAGGAGCTCTGGCGGCAGCACGGGCAAACGAGCAGCAGCAGTACTAGTAGATGAGCAGAAGCTGTACGGGCAGAGGAGCTCCACCGGCGGTAGGGGAGAAGCAGCCGCACGGGCGCGCGGGCAGAGGAGAAGGAGCTGCACGGGCTCGCCTGGGAGATTGAGGAGGACGCACGGGAGATCGAGGAGGCAGCGCGCGAGCTCTTGGTCCACCGGATCGTGGAGGCAATTTTCGGCGACGCCCGTAGGGGATCGCAGCCGGGAGGAATTGCGGCGGCGCACACGCGGGTGCTCAAGGAGGATGCGCTGGAGCTTGACGAGGATGTGCTGGAGCTCGAGGTGGACGCCGTGAGCTCGAGGAGGACGTGGCCGGAGGTCCCGACGGCGCCCGCAGGTAATCGAGGCAGGGCGGCGATGCAGGTCTGAGTgggggaggcggcggagcaggtacttggcgacggcggcggcggagcaggtacttggcgacggcggcggcggagcaggtacttggcgacggcggcggagcaCTTCCTGATGGGCGGAGATGACGACGACGGCAACAGCTGGGCAGCGCCGGCCCCTATCGACGACTTAGGAAGAAGACAGGGGGCGGAGGGGCTTCTTGCAGACGATTTTAAAACTACGAGGGCTTTTTTGCAAAATCACCAATGAACTGCGCCCGCAACATGTTtttcgggacggagggagtaatactttgtaaggtcctcgagataatcaataaagtggccgtatgcatctcccagatgcagaggccggggtcatcctccttttctaaaaaaaaaagCACTGCCGCCACCGCTTCACGGTGATGGCCTGCTGACTTGCGGCACCCATCCCTCCGGTTGGTTCTTCACCCCCATATTTAAGTGTAGTTTTTTGTTGTAGAAACTTGTGAATTTTCTTATAACTTGATCAAGAATTTGAGAACAGCATCCCTAGCTGGCTTACCCAATGGAAAAGCTTGTGATTGTGGACTATACGCGTGTGCGCTGTAGATGTTCGATAAAATGCGTGATTCAAATACTATGTATTATGGGGATTAGGTTTTAAACGATCTGCTAGATGAGTAACCTTCATTTCCCTGAACGCATCTTGAAGAAAATATGATAGGGATAAACTTCTGGAATTTTAGGATTAGGGATAAGCTAAAACTCCCGAACACCGAACTACTCGCCCGCGTCATCTGCTATGCCGCACGCAGCCACTCCGTACGCATCGTCGCTCCCTCCGGCGCTCCACTCACAGCCATAAGTCTCCCGCTGCGAGTCCACGCAGGTCCGGCGGACGGGCGCAGCCGTCTCCAACACGCGCACGCTCATCCTCACCGACATCACCGGCGCGGGATCGTTCCGGGCTGTCCCGCCTTTGCTCCGGCCGGACACGGCAAGCGCGGCTCGCCGCTCCACCGCGGGGTCACCCACGTCCCTCCATGCAACCTCGGCGCGGCCAAGCAGCTCCGACGACCCGGCGCGCCCCATGatcttcttctgcctcctccGCACCTCGAACACCACGCTCCTCGTGTCCGCGAGCTCCCGCACGCACGCCGGCGAGCCGTCGCACGCCAGCGACGCCACGTCGCGCCACGAGACCACGTCGGTCGATGTGGCTCGGTCGCCGGCGCGGCGCTCGGCCTCGGAGCTTTGGCTGTCGATCTGGATCGTCCTGCCGCCGCCCGCGGGAACGTGGCACCGGAGGAAGAGTGCTCGTGCGCCACCACCGGTGCAGCCGAGTCCCGTGACCTCGACGGAGCTGATCTCGCACTGGAGATGGCAAACGACGCCACCAACACCCCAGCTGCTTTCCATGGTTGTTGCACTCACACTTCTACATGGTAGGAGCACACTAGAATTCGGGAGCATGCATATATATACATGCATGCGTAGACGAGTCTGGTGCAGGTAACTTTAACGAGTGCACGCATGATCCATCCGTAGTCGGCTAGTTAATGGAATGCGTGTGTGTAAATGGTGTTTGGTGCAGTAAACTTTAGCTCTTGGAAACAGCAGGGGCCAGATGGCCTTGCATATGCTTCTTGGTCGCTCGGTTTAACTTGGCCTATCAGCTGACCAAAGGTGCACGTCAAACATTGAAGCTTGAAAAAAAAaccgcaaaaaaaaaaaacactGAAGCTTGAAAATGGGAGCATGCATGATCTTCGAAAAGTTTTCCGAGACAGCCACCATGGTCATGAGCTGCAGTGTGACTCAAGATGGATAGTGAATGATTGGTTTTAGATAAGTTTTGGTTGACGGGGGAACGTATCAGACTTCAAATTTCAGCCGGACTTCCCTATTGAACCCAAGTTCAATGTGAATCCAAAAGTTTAGTTGCAGTTTACAgacaatttgatttttttttagaaaaaaaggatgacccccggcctctgcatctgggagatgcatacggtcattttattgattattctcgaggaccttacaaagtagtACAACAATATTTCTGAATCCGTCATCTTGGCAACATCCGCCACTACTCCTATCCAtatgatgaagggggtgcaagCTGGGCCAAATACCCAGACCTCTCACccaagcctaacatctaaagtCGGAGGCCCCGaccgagccacataccgggtccGGGGCACAATCCGGTCTGACGCACTCACatgtgtcgtcgccgccatcttccaccAGTCCATCTTCAGAGCAGATTGAGGTGCCAACCTTGGCAGGATCCTCCGCCATCGACGCCAAACGACGACCACCATCTACGCTAGTCCATCTCCAAGCAGAAGGGGCGCTACcacacactactaggaaaaagcctAGCAGCGCCGGGCTACTACTACGtccgttagtagtagcgtgggtaaaaacccgcgctactactaacccgcggaattttttttcaaattttttgcgtgaattttcaaatttctgaattattttaacctctaatctctaatcaccttcatcgctgctcaatttaatctc contains:
- the LOC125536185 gene encoding uncharacterized protein LOC125536185, with the protein product MHVYICMLPNSSVLLPCRSVSATTMESSWGVGGVVCHLQCEISSVEVTGLGCTGGGARALFLRCHVPAGGGRTIQIDSQSSEAERRAGDRATSTDVVSWRDVASLACDGSPACVRELADTRSVVFEVRRRQKKIMGRAGSSELLGRAEVAWRDVGDPAVERRAALAVSGRSKGGTARNDPAPVMSVRMSVRVLETAAPVRRTCVDSQRETYGCEWSAGGSDDAYGVAACGIADDAGE